A single window of Pseudoduganella plicata DNA harbors:
- a CDS encoding EAL domain-containing protein: protein MNTRLSSWHGLLLANLLLAAAYAAAGRAGMELALAPGFATPLFLPAGIALAALVAGGTRLLPGVALGTAVMTVISLPLVQADISDSARLTAALTAAATSSLQAYIAMQAFVRWVDPGIDSGRDVLRFLMLVPALALTGSTLTLCALALLGVLPGENLPANWLAWWVGDTLGMLIAAPLVWILCGQPRRLWWRRRWLVGLPLLVLTALFVTIFVNVRRWEWNQQMQTVQLKAQQASDLMRAKLSEHERFLFAMSSAINGHGLAMKAKDFRNVAQGYLTRHPEMLSMSWLRPVSADERETFERWGRDNVDPSFAIRVPDDTGVMRPVGKRDMHMVATFIEPRGNRIYLGLDMLAEQSRAEAVRLALQSDEPVSSAPLQLIRKELKRGVVLLQAVRPPDGGEPIGMLLMSLQMESDLHSVLTQVAFPHLVATVDDLATGDRLATATGAGAPHGSGAIHQTLHFGGRDYLLTLTPTAEYVASQRGWQSWSVLAAGLFLTGLLGGVLLLISGERAQIQARVEDSTARLQEREARLQAILDKAADAILTIDSTGVLVSANGAAGRLFGYAAEQMAGLPFMQLLPATHGEAPAVLLRRIAGSAGHAYEATGWRREGVSFPLAVSVSEVELPGEHLFVAILHDLTEQQRAQERIHRLAHHDPLTGLDNRLSLNQRLDGLLARAGRAQGGAGVMFLDLDHFKKINDTHGHQTGDQLLIAVAGRLRELLRDVDTIARLGGDEFIVLTAADATPDAVSHLAARIVEVLALPYQLQGLTVHSGASVGVAMYPSDGTDSSTLLRHADTAMYAAKSRGRGNFQFFSAEMNAATHERLLLENRLWQALEQNEFELYLQAQVDLRSGAIIGAEALLRWHHPQLGMVGPDRFIPIAEESGLILPLGDWVLQRVVELLDRWRGLGLGHLRLAANLSARQCHGTSLLPQLDRLLGQTGIDPALLELEITESAAMQDPERSRELLQQLRARGIKVAIDDFGTGYSSLSYLKLFEPDRIKIDRGFVKDIETDPNDAVIVTATIGLAHALGLEVIAEGVETQAQADFLRSKHCDEGQGYLFARPVTVAQFEALAAASLNELA, encoded by the coding sequence TTGAACACTCGACTGAGCAGCTGGCACGGCCTGCTGCTGGCCAATCTCTTACTGGCCGCGGCCTATGCCGCCGCCGGCCGGGCCGGCATGGAGCTGGCCCTCGCGCCCGGTTTCGCAACACCATTGTTCCTGCCCGCAGGCATTGCCTTGGCCGCGCTTGTCGCCGGCGGCACGCGCCTGCTGCCTGGCGTTGCCCTCGGCACCGCCGTCATGACAGTGATCAGCCTGCCTCTCGTGCAGGCCGACATCTCAGACAGCGCACGCCTGACCGCCGCGCTCACCGCGGCGGCCACGTCGTCGCTGCAAGCCTACATCGCCATGCAGGCGTTCGTGCGCTGGGTCGATCCCGGCATCGACTCGGGCCGCGACGTGCTGCGCTTCCTGATGCTCGTCCCTGCCCTCGCCCTGACCGGCAGCACGTTGACCTTGTGCGCCCTTGCCCTGCTGGGCGTGCTGCCGGGTGAGAACCTGCCGGCCAACTGGCTGGCGTGGTGGGTCGGCGATACCCTCGGCATGCTGATTGCCGCCCCGCTCGTCTGGATCCTGTGCGGCCAGCCGCGCCGGCTGTGGTGGCGGCGGCGCTGGCTGGTGGGCCTGCCGCTGCTGGTACTCACTGCCCTGTTCGTGACGATCTTCGTGAACGTGCGGCGCTGGGAGTGGAACCAGCAAATGCAGACAGTGCAGCTGAAGGCACAGCAGGCCAGCGACCTGATGCGCGCAAAGCTGTCGGAACACGAGCGCTTCCTGTTTGCCATGTCGAGCGCCATCAATGGCCACGGCCTGGCGATGAAGGCGAAGGACTTCCGGAACGTGGCGCAGGGTTATCTGACGCGTCACCCGGAAATGCTGTCGATGAGCTGGCTGCGTCCCGTCTCCGCCGACGAGCGCGAGACGTTCGAACGGTGGGGCCGCGATAACGTCGACCCGTCGTTTGCGATCCGTGTGCCGGACGATACCGGCGTCATGCGCCCCGTCGGCAAACGCGACATGCATATGGTGGCCACGTTCATCGAGCCGCGCGGCAACCGTATCTATCTTGGCCTGGACATGCTGGCCGAGCAGTCGCGCGCGGAGGCCGTACGGCTGGCACTGCAGAGCGACGAGCCCGTCTCGAGCGCGCCGCTGCAACTGATCCGCAAGGAGCTCAAGCGCGGCGTCGTTCTCCTGCAGGCGGTGCGCCCGCCCGACGGCGGCGAGCCGATCGGCATGCTGCTGATGTCGCTGCAGATGGAAAGCGATCTGCACAGCGTGCTGACGCAGGTCGCGTTCCCGCACCTGGTCGCCACGGTCGACGATCTGGCCACGGGCGACCGCCTGGCTACCGCGACGGGTGCGGGCGCTCCCCACGGCAGCGGCGCCATACACCAGACGCTGCATTTCGGCGGACGCGACTATCTGCTGACCTTGACGCCGACGGCCGAGTACGTTGCCAGCCAGCGCGGCTGGCAAAGCTGGTCCGTCCTGGCGGCCGGGCTGTTCCTGACGGGCCTGCTGGGCGGCGTGCTGTTGCTGATCAGCGGCGAACGGGCGCAGATCCAGGCCCGCGTCGAGGACAGCACGGCCCGGCTGCAGGAGCGCGAGGCCCGGCTGCAGGCCATCCTCGACAAGGCGGCCGATGCCATCCTGACCATCGACAGCACGGGCGTCCTTGTTTCCGCCAACGGCGCGGCCGGCCGGCTGTTCGGCTATGCGGCCGAACAGATGGCGGGACTGCCCTTCATGCAGCTGCTGCCGGCCACGCATGGCGAGGCACCGGCCGTGCTGCTGCGGCGCATCGCCGGCAGTGCGGGCCACGCGTACGAGGCGACCGGCTGGCGGCGCGAAGGCGTGTCGTTCCCGCTGGCCGTCTCCGTCAGCGAAGTGGAGCTGCCGGGCGAGCACCTGTTTGTCGCCATCCTGCACGACCTGACGGAGCAGCAGCGCGCGCAGGAGCGCATCCACCGGCTGGCCCACCACGATCCGCTGACGGGGCTGGACAACCGGCTGTCGCTGAACCAGCGGCTGGACGGGCTGCTGGCACGCGCCGGGCGTGCGCAGGGCGGCGCGGGCGTGATGTTCCTCGACCTCGATCACTTCAAGAAAATCAACGACACGCACGGTCACCAGACGGGCGACCAGCTGCTGATCGCCGTGGCCGGCCGCCTGCGCGAACTGCTGCGCGACGTCGACACCATCGCCCGCCTGGGCGGGGACGAGTTCATCGTGCTGACGGCGGCCGACGCGACGCCGGACGCCGTGAGCCACCTGGCCGCACGCATCGTCGAGGTGCTCGCCCTGCCCTACCAGCTGCAGGGGCTGACGGTGCACAGCGGCGCCAGCGTGGGCGTGGCAATGTACCCGTCCGACGGCACCGACAGCAGCACTCTGCTGCGCCATGCGGACACGGCGATGTACGCGGCCAAGAGCCGCGGCCGCGGCAACTTCCAGTTCTTCTCCGCCGAAATGAACGCTGCGACACACGAGCGGCTGCTGCTGGAAAATCGCCTGTGGCAAGCGCTGGAACAAAACGAGTTCGAGCTGTACCTGCAGGCCCAGGTCGACCTGCGCAGCGGCGCCATCATCGGCGCCGAGGCGCTGCTGCGCTGGCACCATCCGCAGCTGGGCATGGTCGGTCCCGACCGCTTCATTCCCATCGCGGAGGAATCCGGACTGATCCTGCCGCTGGGCGACTGGGTGCTGCAACGGGTCGTGGAATTGCTGGACCGCTGGCGCGGCCTCGGGCTCGGCCACCTGCGGCTGGCCGCCAACCTGTCGGCGCGGCAGTGCCATGGCACCAGCCTGCTGCCGCAACTGGACCGCCTGCTGGGACAGACGGGCATCGATCCGGCCCTGCTGGAACTGGAGATCACGGAGTCAGCGGCCATGCAGGACCCGGAGCGCAGCCGCGAACTGTTGCAGCAGCTGCGCGCGCGCGGCATCAAGGTGGCCATCGACGACTTCGGCACGGGCTACTCGTCGCTCAGCTACCTGAAACTGTTCGAGCCGGACCGCATCAAGATCGACCGCGGCTTCGTGAAAGATATCGAGACGGACCCGAACGACGCCGTGATCGTCACGGCCACCATCGGCCTGGCCCACGCGCTGGGGCTGGAAGTGATCGCGGAAGGCGTCGAGACGCAGGCGCAAGCGGACTTCCTGCGCAGCAAGCACTGCGACGAAGGGCAAGGCTACCTGTTCGCCCGCCCCGTCACGGTCGCGCAATTCGAGGCGCTGGCAGCCGCGTCACTGAACGAGCTGGCATAA
- the tuf gene encoding elongation factor Tu: MAKGKFERTKPHVNVGTIGHVDHGKTTLTAAIATVLSKKFGGEAKAYDQIDAAPEEKARGITINTAHVEYETAARHYAHVDCPGHADYIKNMITGAAQMDGAILVCSAADGPMPQTREHILLARQVGVPYIIVFLNKCDLVDDAELLELVEMEVRELLSKYEFPGDDLPIIKGSARMALEGQPGEMGEECIIRLADALDSYIPTPERAVDGAFLMPVEDVFSISGRGTVVTGRVERGIIKVGEEIEIVGIIDTVKTTCTGVEMFRKLLDQGQAGDNVGLLLRGTKREDVQRGQVLAKPGSIKPHNHFTGEIYVLSKDEGGRHTPFFNNYRPQFYFRTTDVTGSIELPADKEMVMPGDNVSITVKLINPIAMEEGLRFAIREGGRTVGAGVVAKILG; this comes from the coding sequence ATGGCAAAAGGTAAGTTTGAGCGGACTAAGCCGCACGTGAACGTTGGCACCATCGGTCACGTTGACCATGGCAAGACGACCCTGACCGCTGCAATCGCAACCGTTCTGTCGAAGAAATTCGGCGGCGAAGCGAAAGCCTACGACCAGATCGACGCTGCTCCGGAAGAAAAAGCACGCGGCATCACCATCAACACCGCCCACGTCGAGTACGAAACCGCTGCACGTCACTACGCACACGTTGACTGCCCAGGCCACGCCGACTACATCAAGAACATGATTACCGGTGCTGCCCAGATGGACGGCGCGATCCTGGTTTGCTCCGCAGCCGACGGCCCGATGCCACAGACCCGCGAGCACATCCTGCTGGCCCGTCAGGTTGGCGTTCCATACATCATCGTGTTCCTGAACAAGTGCGACCTGGTCGACGACGCAGAGCTGCTGGAACTGGTCGAAATGGAAGTGCGCGAGCTGCTGTCGAAGTACGAATTCCCAGGCGACGACCTGCCAATCATCAAGGGTTCGGCACGTATGGCCCTGGAAGGCCAGCCTGGCGAGATGGGCGAAGAGTGCATCATCCGTCTGGCCGACGCACTGGACAGCTACATCCCAACGCCTGAGCGCGCTGTGGACGGCGCCTTCCTGATGCCAGTGGAAGACGTGTTCTCGATCTCCGGCCGCGGTACCGTGGTCACGGGTCGTGTCGAGCGCGGCATCATCAAGGTCGGCGAAGAGATCGAAATCGTCGGTATCATCGACACCGTCAAGACGACCTGCACCGGCGTGGAAATGTTCCGCAAGCTGCTGGACCAGGGTCAAGCCGGCGACAACGTTGGTCTGCTGCTGCGCGGCACCAAGCGTGAAGACGTTCAGCGTGGTCAGGTTCTGGCAAAGCCAGGCTCGATCAAGCCGCACAACCACTTCACGGGCGAGATCTACGTTCTGTCGAAAGACGAAGGCGGCCGTCACACGCCATTCTTCAACAACTACCGTCCACAGTTCTACTTCCGTACGACGGACGTGACCGGTTCGATCGAACTGCCAGCGGACAAGGAAATGGTCATGCCAGGCGATAACGTGTCGATCACCGTCAAGCTGATCAACCCGATCGCCATGGAAGAAGGCCTGCGCTTCGCTATCCGCGAAGGCGGCCGTACTGTCGGCGCCGGCGTTGTTGCCAAGATCCTGGGTTAA
- the secE gene encoding preprotein translocase subunit SecE translates to MSNQSVQTVSTSGDKLKVVLAVVAAIAGVAGFFVLAGQPTLVRAAALVVGLLISVGIAYTSASGRDFINFAKEAVRETKKVVWPTRKEATQITMLVFGFVLVMAVFLWGTDKLLEFLLYDVILGWKK, encoded by the coding sequence ATGTCTAATCAATCCGTGCAAACCGTTAGCACGTCCGGCGATAAGCTCAAGGTCGTGTTGGCGGTGGTTGCAGCGATTGCAGGCGTAGCCGGATTCTTTGTTCTGGCAGGTCAACCAACCCTGGTGCGGGCAGCTGCGCTTGTGGTTGGTTTGCTTATTTCCGTCGGCATTGCTTACACCTCCGCCTCTGGCCGCGATTTCATCAATTTTGCGAAAGAAGCTGTTCGCGAGACCAAGAAAGTCGTGTGGCCTACGCGTAAGGAGGCCACCCAGATCACGATGCTCGTGTTCGGCTTCGTGTTGGTGATGGCAGTGTTCCTGTGGGGAACAGATAAGCTGTTGGAATTCTTGTTGTACGACGTAATCCTGGGTTGGAAAAAATAA
- the nusG gene encoding transcription termination/antitermination protein NusG gives MSENVQDDTAGESVSGEPVPGDAAAQESAAPVSVPVSNKRWYVVHAYSGMEKSVQRALTERVERAGMQEQFGQILVPTEEVVEVKNGQKSVTERRFFPGYVLVEMEMTDETWHLVKNTAKVTGFIGGKSNKPTPIPAREIEKIMTQMQEGVEKPRPKVLYEVGEQVRIKDGPFTDFNGNVEEVNYEKSKVRVSVTIFGRATPVELEFGQVEKV, from the coding sequence ATGAGCGAAAACGTGCAAGACGACACGGCGGGCGAATCGGTATCGGGTGAACCCGTGCCGGGCGACGCCGCAGCTCAAGAATCCGCGGCGCCAGTCAGCGTCCCGGTCAGCAACAAGCGCTGGTACGTGGTTCATGCCTACTCCGGCATGGAAAAGAGCGTGCAGCGTGCACTGACCGAACGCGTCGAGCGCGCCGGCATGCAGGAACAATTCGGCCAGATCCTCGTCCCGACCGAAGAAGTCGTGGAAGTGAAGAATGGCCAGAAGTCCGTCACCGAACGTCGTTTCTTCCCTGGCTACGTGCTGGTGGAAATGGAGATGACGGATGAGACCTGGCACCTGGTGAAGAATACCGCCAAGGTCACCGGCTTCATCGGCGGCAAGTCGAACAAGCCGACCCCGATTCCCGCACGCGAGATCGAAAAGATCATGACGCAGATGCAGGAAGGCGTGGAGAAGCCACGGCCGAAAGTGCTGTACGAAGTGGGCGAGCAGGTCCGCATCAAGGATGGTCCGTTCACCGATTTCAACGGCAACGTGGAAGAAGTCAACTACGAAAAGTCCAAAGTGCGCGTTTCGGTCACCATCTTCGGCCGCGCGACCCCCGTCGAACTCGAGTTCGGTCAAGTCGAAAAAGTTTAA